In Toxoplasma gondii ME49 chromosome II, whole genome shotgun sequence, the genomic stretch TGACGTTCGAGCTTCCGCATATTCTCGAGGCTGACAGGGCTGCCAAggctgagagagaagcagagaggcaacTGCTGAAGGCAGCAGCATCCGCTCGCCACGCCATGGCCCTACGAATTCAAACGGCTTGGTTAGCCTTCcaacggagacgaaagagatcGAAGAGATTGAAAGAAGCTTTGGAACATCTCCGACGtgtcgagagaagccgaaTGAGCTTTCTGTTTCTACACACCGTCGCGAAAttgagacagagaaaacgtgTAGGGGTGAGGTGTCTGGCGAGGGCTATTGAAGAATTGCAGGCTCGCTTCAACATACTTCACCAAGTTACCGCTCTGGCCACATGGGAGCTGTATGTGAAGGAAGCTACAGCTAGTGCAGCGTTGCGCATTCAAGCGGcttggagaggaaggactgGCAGACAACAGTACAAACGCGCAAAGGCTTTACTGGAGTTTGACAGACACTTCCGAACACATGTCATAAAGATTCAATCTGTTATGAGAGGGGCATGGACTCGAAAAAGGCTAGCATTCCAGGGAATAGAACTGCCGGCAGCgggacgaaaaagaaacgcagcgaCGACGATCCAGGTGAGGACCTcaacgggagaagaagagttggAGGCGAGACGAAATGAATACCAACTCGAGAGTGAGTAGCAGGGGTCTGAGAGTTACGCGGCGGGCAGAGGAATGGTAGAGACTCGGAAATGTCCCGGCAAGATGGACAGGCTGGACGCGAGACAACACAAAAGAACGACGCAGGAGACGGAAGGCACAAGAGTATGGGAAGGGTGACCAAAGATAATTGAGGCATATTGTGGGCAGCAACGAACATCGGCGAAAGAGCGAGTACCCGGCGAGAAGTTGAGATCAAACCCCTATGGGAGACACGACATACACTCATGTTCTCCACACTCTGGGAATTCACTGCGGGCGGCTCAAGAAATTCGATTGCCAACAAGTGCAAGAGCGAAGAACACCTGACACAATTGCACAGACAACTGATGGAGCATCTGAacttcctttgtctccgtgGTGGGACAGAACGAACCCATATGTTTTTTTTATCTTCAGTGAAAGGCGTTTACAGACCCACAAATGTGCCTCAGCGCGAAAAACCCGTGTGGCTTACCGCTTTCGCTGCCACATGTACATTCATTTGTTTCTTTGTTTGGCATttgtgttttccttctcctcagAGGGTCTTCCGGGGCTGCCGGATCCGTAGGCGCCTCCGTCATACGATGGAGGGAGTGCGTAGCTTGACCGGCGGCACAGTTGAAGCGATGCAAGAAGTGGATATCTCTGAACTCAGTTTCCTGGACTCCTTCCAGTCTGATGATTGCTCTGACCTCTTCACCTTGTCTCTGCCTATGTCATCCTTCTACTTTCTCCACGATGTGGCTTTTCCCGTGCACCCTATCGTCTCCCCGTGCTCCACAGAGCATCCATTTCCTCAGCGAATTTCGCAGGTCTCCCGTCGGAAAAAACTACCCCTGTCTAGGGAAGGCCTTCCTGAAGGATGCCCGTCTGTGGAAGGCAAAGCATTTTCCTCTGTGCCCTCTGTTCCACCTCCATCGTGCTTGTCACCGGCAACAGAACCCCGTCTGCCGACGCCATCTCCATCCATCCCTCCCCCCATCAAGAAAGGCTTGGAGCCCAATGGGCCTGCAAGTGTCAAGGCGCCGCCCTCCCCTCCAGAAGGCCAcgccgaaggcgaaggcgaccgggcggaagaagggagaagaagggccGAGACGAccggggagaaggaggaaagaagatcAAGAAACGATGTGTCTGAGAAACGCGACTCAGGCACCACGTCAGAACAGTCTTTAGCCGTTGACGTagacacagaagaacatTCGCATGCTGGCATTCCGGATCAGAGGCTCCCTCTTTCAAATGTCCTCTTttcccttccctctctccaccgAAAACACACCTGCTGGATTAGccgactgtctcctcccgaGGCTCGCGTCACTCCTGACGCAAACTTTGCTGTGCACAACCCAAAGCAGACAACGACACAAACAAGAAAGATAGGAcgcgaggaaacggaaaCCGTACCTGCTGCTGAAGAGTCTCGTTTTTTGGAGGCAAACTCACAGACCGCACCGTCTCACCGAGAACAATACGGGGAAATGACAGTCTCTTCTCAGCTCCACACTCAGTCAACTTTTGCACCAAGAAGTCAAAACTGCCGCCTCGAGAAGGGGTTCCATTCTAGTGATCTGAACAAACACGTGGCCAGAGAGCACGAAGACTCCAAGACAACATCTGCTGCGTGGAAGATGCATCGAAactgcctctcttccttcccctcgCCTAGTCTTTCTGCCGTCCTTTCGTCTACCTCTCCGACCAATCCTGACACCAGAGGCCGGCTCCTGCCAGCCCGAGGCACTACACAAGTCCACGCTGGAGCAGGGCTGTTGTCACTTCTGTCTCAACCTTCTAAGGGGGAAATGATAGAGCTGGCAAGCAATCCGCAACATAATCACGGAGAAACCGGGTCTCGTGTGTGCAGATGCAGACCGTACGAATTACAAGAAGAACAGGTAACATAACTGGACCATAGGGGCACCTGTGCCAACCTGAGACTCTGAGGGACAACCGAATTCGATTTGCGTGGTTGTGTCACAGAACCCACCGGAGCAGCTGAGCTTGTGTGTCAGTCTCTGCAGCACGTGAATCGTTTGCGTGAGGTGTCTGAGTCAAATGAAATCGTGATAGTCGTATGCGTCGATGTCGGAgtgctgcgcatgcagaacagCAGGTATCCGGAAACTGATCCTGTGGAGGTGCTGAGACCTTGGACCGCCCCCGTCTCGCCAGCTTATCCATGTGATCACCCCTTTCAAGCAGTTGAGTTTATTACCAAGAACGTTTTCATCAACAACGGCACATCTGGCTAATTTTTACGACCGACAAAAgtgttttgtttttctttgaaCAAAGAGCAGCCGTTTACTGGATCTGTTCATGTTTCAACGAAACAGGTGAAAGGGAATTGCGAATTGgagcggcgagaagcgagagacggcgCAATAGAGCAACCTATTGAAGACGAAACAACAAAATCATGGGACCTGTGGTAACGAAATCCAGATATTATTTGGTGTCCCGTACTCATTATCAGCACGGAGCAAAGTTGTCTGGCGCTAGAGTGCCATCTTCTtagagaagcgaagagacacctTCCCTTGATAGAGTGGTCGCTCCGGTTCACTTTCACAAACAATCTGACGATAATCAAAGGAAACATATTTATCAAACGCAGGCATGGGGAAAAGCCGCTATTCGAAGTCCTACTTTGCAGGTGGACGCTCGGAGACCATCGAGGAAGTTAACGGCGAACATAAACACTTTCCCGTTCTTTTCGTAAAAACAGTCGCACTCTCGTGTAGCTCCTTTCCCGATCCTTCCTCGTGCTCCTTTCCATTCCTTGCGCTGGCACCCTGCATTCTTGTGTGTTTTTAACCCTTTAACGGTCAAGTGTCACGATCGTTTTTCTTTTACACCTTTTAAAACTTGAAAACTGTTAATTTGCTTAACAGGACCAGGGTAGGCCAAAAGGGTTCTGAAGGAGGCGTATGCCTAAGCAGAAATCTCCCAGGAAACtgcatacacatatttatacGTCTCAGGTCTGTCACTGTCGGCATGTTTGATTGCTTGGTTTTTCCCTTATTCCCAGGCAGTTCTATGAGTTGTTTTGCCAGCGTGAGATGCACCTTCGAGATGCGCAGCCCTGTGTTAGCAGTTGATTaccgccttctcccgctttttcttcttcctttccgttCAGTTCTTCTTTACAACTTTTGGTTGCCCCACCAACGCGCAAGGCCTATTCTTCCGTGGGTAGCCCTGGCGACGGTGCTGCTGTCACCTTGAAGAAGATGGAAATCAAGCCTCATGCACCATCAGTCTCGAGCAAACTGCAAGCACTTCGTGGCGAAAATAGTCTTGGTTCTTCTCCATCCCGCATTGACGCCAGGTTACGATTCCGCAGTGAACCGATAGTTGAGGACCAAGGGGGTTCGCAGAAAGTATCTGAAAGCAACGTGTTGGACGGGACCAGCACGTTCACAGATcaccgctgtctctcgccactgacgagagaaaaacgagacaacTTTGCGCGGTTCGGCCATGAGCATCAGCGAGACAAAAAGCCTTTTCAAGCGAGGGAAGCGGGAGTAGCGGGTATGGAAAGTCTTCTTGACCGGCTGCGTACAGTCCAGGAAATCAGACCCCacgctgcagaggcggctGCCTCACTTGCCATTTCTGGAGAAGTCGAGATCGGGAAGGTGCTACACAGAGCGTCATTTGCTGCAACACCCGTTCACAACGAAAGCCGCTCACAGCAAAGCAAATCCACGACCAGCCGGTCGCAGCATACCTCAGCGCACAATTCCTACGTTTCGCGCGAGGAAAGCACAGACTGCTGTTCTCTAACATCCTCATGCACGAAGAGGCAACACACGGCGCTGATCCCAAGTGAACGGCGATGCGAAAAAAATCACCGAACAGCTAACGTCACTGCTAGCGTAGACATGGAGAAATTGTCACCTCATCGGAATCAGAACAGCGTACACAAAAGGGCAGACTACTGGGCACATTTCCCGCAGCCTGCCTCAACTACAGTCCTTTCAGCAGAAAATGCAGACGCCAGGGCAGATCTGGTGGTCCCTCAGTTCGAAGATCATGTTCCACAAACTCATATGGCTTCGCGGGAGTCTCAGGCTGGGACAAGCGACAAGCACATAAACAGAAACGCTTTCTGGGATGGCGAAAATACACCAGCAACGTGTGCAGTCCTACCGATAGTAATTTCGCGTCAGCAACTGCTGCTTCGACGCGGCACTACACGTGCGGAAAGAATGGAAATATCTCATCAGAAACGGAAACGAAACAGTCTAAGTACAATAACTCGCCCAGTGTCAGAGAGTTTTGCTTGCTTTGCTGCTGATGGCGACAAGCGTGTGAGCTTTCGTAGAAGTGGACGCGAGGGAGACATCAACGCGCTTGAGTTGATGTCGACACACAAGACCAGCTCGCATAACATTGCCCAATCGCCGCTGAACTGCGACCGACAAGATGACAGAAATATCCGAGACATTCGGGAGCAATTGGCGGCTGTGCGCGACCAGCTGCAACGCTTGCCTAAGACTCGCAAGGCACAGAACGCTGTGGCGAGATGGAAACTCGTGCAAGAGCTGCAAACTCTGGAGGAGCAAGAGAAACTGCTCATGGAGCGAAGTTTGTCCGGGGGAGTACGctgaaaagaggaaagggaaaacAAGGGAGTCTCGGGGCTTTGTTGACAGAGCTGGGTGAGCATTCACAGTTCTGACTACCGGTGCGGGTGTCAGAAGGTTCTTGCCATATTGAAGCTGTGTCCTTTATTTCGGGATTTGCTGAAAATAGGAAATCAAACACGGGTAGACGTTTCCAGTCAGCGTCCGTTCTATCTAGCAAACACAAAGCGTCATCAAAAAACCAGCCGATCCTGCCTGATGTGGCAGAGCGGAGCTACGCGTTGCTGACCCCTTGGTGGGCTTGCGTACTGTCTATTTTCTGAAACGACAAGTGCACAGTGACGTTGAAAAATTTCCGCTGACCATGACGGAGCGTGAAAACGTGGTGGCTGTATCGTTACGAAAAATTATGGCTTTTCGTAGACGTACAGTGTGTTTCAGTTGCGTTTGTGGGAGAGCGCTGCGTTCGATGACCCGAATTGCCCATCTGTGGAAAGTAGGAGAATTAGCTATCGACGAAAGCAATGCCACCGTCTGTTGCGATCGTTGTCGCCAAAAAAGGTGACTCTGATTTCTGAAGGTTTCATTGTAGAGGTGCCCGTTGGGGAAAAACGCCACCTGCTTCGTGGATGCATGTAGCAGGGGGACGTGACGCCCATGCGGGGACGTGCACAGTGTTGTTTCCGCGGATTTGTCCCAAAGGTAATATTTTCGATTCTATTCAGCTTCAATGCAGCTACAGTCGACGCTTCACGTTTGTCAAGCCTTGCTGTGTTTGGCTTCCTTGAATTCTGAATGTGTGTACTCGTTGTCCTTAGTTGATATGGTTCGTTCGAATTACTCGTCGTGGTACCGGTGGGAATCACTTGATTTCAAATATCATCTtgacacacacaaacgcgcCAGGTTCACGGAGAGTCTGCGCCGCCTTGCTGAAATAAAACTGAATTCTCCCCTTCATGGGTTCCTCTGTGCAAATAATAGACAACAACGGGGAAGAAAATACAGACATCCGCGTagaggagagaacgccgCGAACTCTTGCAGTCATCCATTCGCCTCAAAAGGCCACAATGGAAGCGAGAAATCGTGCCCTTGTTGCGTAGACGCGTGCGTTCCACCCAAAACTGACATGGACAAAGATGGAGAATCTTAcaacgaaaaaagaaaaacaccgATGACACACGCGCCTGGGGCGTGTTCATTTGGCTTGTCGTCACCGTCAAAATCGATCGAAATCAAAGCAAGGAAAAACTATGAATAAAAACGCCTTTCAGTCTCTTCCCACGAATccgcggagacacacagaactTGTTAAAGTGGATGTCCTGGCGTCTACACGCAACGATACAGGTGAATGCAAGCAAGCACGCCTGCATATAGGTGGTTAGGCACATGGCTACACAAGCATCGCATCGCACAAGCAAAAGCACACACTTTAGACCGCTGAAAGCGAACAATGGATAGCTCGCATGCGAAGGATTTCCGCCTACGCAGATTAAGCGTTTGCGGGCATATGTAGATGCACACATCACCCCcaacggaagagaagaatgcgCATTTTTCCGAAGGAAAGGAGATGGAAAATGGACTCCCAAGTCTTCAAGAATATGTTCCAGGCAGCACCGACCTGCAACTCGACGAGAGCCGAGCCTGCTTGATCTCTCTACTTTGTTTGCTCTCCAATCTCCGTCCACATTGGGATGTCACTCAACGATTCAAACGGCGAGACACCACAGAACATGAGCACGTGAAGAAATCTGATGAACAAAGTCACCGCCTCCATGCCTTCCTCTAGTCAGACGGCCCCAATGTCTTTCCGCAAGCCTCCTACGGCTCTTGGTCCAGATGGCGTCAAGACGCTTGCATCTGTCCGGACTCTACATTCCCGAGCAACAGCTTCTGTTGTTTTGATTCCGCTCGAAATTCAGATTTGCATTTCTTGTTATTCTTCCTCACTGAACAGCCGAGCAAAGACAGATCTACGACGACGCGGCGGCTGTCGGCACCTGCCAGAGCTGCGGCCGGCTAtccagctgcatgcacgcagaaaacgacaaAAAAAGTTTCTGTCAAGAGAGCCACAACAGTTGCGGCCTGGCGTAATAGTGGGAGACTTTGTCCCTCCCGCCGGTGCCCTGGCGCCTCAACTCGGCACACGCGGAAGGCGGAAATCGATTGCAATATCTTTTGAGAAACGCATGTATGGAAACTCTTTGCACCAAATTTCTATGcaaaacaaaagaaacgagaactTTGCACGATAGGGCATTTTATCATGAATACCCTCCCGTTCAGCAATTACTCCTTTTTCTGATTTCGCGCCACCGGATCTTCACTGAAACCGCCGACTCCCGCCCTCCACGTGTTTCCATGCATTTTAGAACGCGCTTCGTGTGGAGGCTGCAGCACCGATATTGGAGGCGAACCGCGGCTTCGGAACATGACACAGAGCTACTTGTTAGCTTTTTGTGGTCCTACCGCAGCAGTTAAGATGAACGCTCCACTGGGAGGGACGACGAGAGTGTCGATGGGTCTTTGGTGCGCGTAGCGAATCATCTGGATGGGCTTGAAAGTGTGCATGTCAAGGAATTTCAGGTGCATCCCCGCGACACAAATAAGCACCTTGCCGTCGGCAGAAAACGCTAACTGAGACACATGCGTCCGAAAGGCCTCGgcaactgtctcctcttccttctcgactGCGTCCGCTCCACACGGCGCCTCCAGGGCGTTGGgcacagcgaggagacgcttcGGGTCCTCTGAAACAAAGTAGCGAACGCTGATGTCCCACAGAGTCAGCTCGCCGCTCTTGTCCAGGGTAACGGCGCGCGTATTGTCCGGTGAAACTGCCAGACACTTGGTACCTTTCGAGGTCCGCAGATCCATGGCCTTCTCCATCTGAAAGAAGCGACAACAATGATGCGACACAGGGTAAACGAGACACAGGGTAAACGGAACGGAGAACAcgaaggtggagacgaggaaagcagagaggaatATGACACGGATGGAGCGCACGAGatgaagacagaggagcgacagaagacgatgaacaagaaagtcgagaaatcggaggagacaacgacagaggaaacagagtACCAAAACGAGGAACCCACGAAAAAGGGAATCACGTACCTTGACAAAAATGCCATTTTTTCGTTTGATTTCATACAGCTTCACGCCTGGGGACCACGCCGCACATCCGAGGAACCTAGACGCGACCAGCACACCAACATGCAAAATACAGATGGAAAATTCTAAAATCATTCACAAGATCTGGATCGACGCCGTACCCAGAGAAGCGACACCTGCTTCCAGAAAAGATTCTTCTTCGCACACCCCTCCTTACCCACTCAGTCGACGCTCCAGGTGCTCATACGCATCACTACAGGCTCTACAACAAGCCTTCTCCTTACCTGCCTCCATattcatctctctctgtacagTTGTGCATATCCCTATCGATCTCTATCTAGCATATCTGCCTTATCCATCTAcatccgtgtctctctgtatgTCCATACCTCCCAACGTCCACATTTCCTTGTGCCAGAGCACAAAGATATGGCTAACCTACCGTCCATCGTagggactgcatgcgaattGAAACGCTTGCACTTGTTTTGTGTCCACCGAAGCCAGAAGTTCACCGGACGGAGCCCAGACTCTGATCTGCAGAAAACAGGAACGTTTAAAATCCTGTCCGTTCtgcatctctttcttccaccCTGAACTGACGCACCCCCATGTCTCGCCCATTTGAACACCAtttcctctcctgcctccCCTGTGCTGCTAGCGTGGAAGCTCTTGTGATTCCCCTGAACGGAGCTACGCGTTGGATTACCTTCACTCCCGTAGTCTTTCGTCTCGAGCATCGATGGACCTCTCTACAGCCACAAGGTAAAACCTTAACACCCCTatgagagaagcgagaaactTCATCGCTAGCCAAAGGCGGACGGCTCAGCCCGCTTCACCCCAGCGTTCGgaagtctcttcttccccacgCTCTAGCGCGCCAACTTCAGTCTCCTCGCAcccttcgtttctgtgttAGTAACGCGAAGCATCTGCTCCAGATTCGGCACTGGTCCCAGTGGAGGCCAGTGGACAATGCATCCGACACTCAGGACTCGGTTGACGGTTCGAATCCTCCCCCGCATTCCTCCCGCAAATTTGTGAAGAGACATTTACCTCTGTGTCGTCTTCCTCAGAAGCAGTGCAAATCCACTCCCCCTTGGAGGCAACTAGCCACCGCACGCGATTCCGCTGCAGgggggtgtctcctcggaaCGTCTGAGAGACGAGAGTtgaaaaacaaaagagaaggaaacgcatgcagagaaaggtgGAAAAGAGCTGGCCAGAAAAGCGGGAGGACAGACGAGGGACGCCAACCCCGTGGGGTGTAGGCGGagcaggaaaaaaacgaggaaaaataCACGCAAACATGAACACCACAGGAGGGAAAACACAagcagaaggggagaggagcgagaagcgcAAGCCGAGGGGAGAAAATAACGAGAATTGTCAGCAGAAAATACCGACCGACAAGGTTTCATGGAGAatgaggaaagaaaaaaagagtcgACACAACTGTGTTCTCTGGAAGTGCGAAAATGTCGACAGATAGTGcatgttttccttttcataaccccgagagagaaaaggaaacgtaCGCGGAACGTACGGAATCCATGAAAGACTTGAGGTCTCGAAGGTGCAAAGAATCCTTGCACAATTAGGCGAGAAGTCAAAGAAATCAAAAGCGTAACAGTCACAACCGCTGCAAGACCTGGGTGGAGCACAACCGCAGAGCAACGCAGCAGGTGAGCAGGAGATCTTGAATCAAAGATGGAAAGATTTCGCAGAAAGACAATGCGACCCACCTCCACgagcgtcttcctcttgtccGCATCGGTTTTCTGGAGCTCGAAGATCACCAGTCGTCGGTAGTTTTCTGTTGATTCACCGCATGCGTGAAAGGATaagacaaagaaacgacGCTTTGATGGAACGTCCCGACAAACATCTGACTCTGGCGCATCCTCACCGCTGTTGCCCTTCTGCTCCGTAAACAGAATTGCTCTCGAAGACCAGTGATTGAAAAAGGATGAGGGGGCTGACCATGCTGGCGTCGAACGACGCGTTTGTTGTCGActcgaagagagcagaaccTCCAAACATGTTCCCATGGAAGCGGCTAGAAGCATGCGAGCAGTCATTGCCGTCTCTCATGTTTTAATTCGATTAACAAAGCACCTGATGCACCTATTCAAAACTGAAGAATTCACCTGTTTAATCACTGAGAATCACATCTGCTTTCCTGAAACGCTGTCCTCGCCTTGCATGCGCCACCcagagagccgcgaggatctggcttcttctttccttgatggacagcaagaggaaaagcgtatcttctctctgccgtgGAGCGCCGTTGTTCAACACAGCGAGCCGACGCACAAAGTCCACCTCCCTCGTCCCCGCTTTTCGTCTGGATTGGTTTGCTCTTCTCGAGCGAATCGCTTTTCCAGGGAACAGTCCCCACCTCAGATATATGAGAAAGGAGTACTCTCTGGCGCTGTGAGCTCACAGTACCGGCGAGGCGCGTGCCTTTGAAAGAAGGAAATGTTCAGTCGAAAACTCGGCCTCGCTTTTGGATTGGAGAAACAAACTGGCACCGGAGATGAGAGAGAGCTCACTTCCATCGACTCTGAATGAAGGACGAATCACGACCACCTGTGCATCTAAGATGACGCTCGCCTAGACCTGTTAGGCGTTGACTTCCCGATTCGACATCCTTTCCTCTGAACTCTCACTTTCCGTCTCaagaaagcagagggagacgaaaaaggagaaagaagacaagagagcgaggagaagcgaaggaagacgcaggaaaGGCGCGGGACTGAGAACGAGACTGTTTTCTCACCTAAGGCGCCAGCAATTCGGATTCTTccgccagagagaggaaggaagtcGATGGCACTGAGAGCCTCGCCTTGGACGCGTGTGACGATGTGAGGCCGAGGAGGCTGAGGAGACCCCCTCGGCGCTACACCTCCAGAGAGATCAAACATGTGTAGGGTCGCATCGCTCCCGGCGACAGCTGCAACcgctgaagagaaaatgCAAATGAGGAGACACTAAGACGAGgtagaggaagagacgcgagccCAGGCAGAAcgaggacacagagagcaGATCTAAAACGCAACAGGGAAAGCGAAGTAAAACCGGGGACAACGAGGCCTCTAAACCCCAGAGTTAACGCCACTCGAAGCCGGGAGTCGAATCGATGGCCAGGAAGAAGTTTGCACCCAACAGGAAGATGAAACGCAGACAGCTCGGAGAGACCTCCCTAGGACAGCGCTTGAAGAGCACAGTCAGTGGGGacagggggagagagagagagaggctttTGATCCTCACTGTCACAAAAAAAGTTTCACAGCTTCAAAGACACTCGTGTGGTTTTTCGGGGGATTTTGCTCTCAACTGTAAACACGCACTTCCGTCTGAAGAGACAGCCGCTGCCGTTGAGAACTTGGAAATGCCTTTGAGGACgtccgcatgcagcgggTGCTTTCCCGGCGCAGACCCCCCGCCCGTGGTTTTTGAGGCCTCTTGGTCTCCCtacgaaaaacaaagaaaaaaacgaggaaagaaagtgaACCTCAGGGGTGCCTCGAGAGGCTGTCGGCTCTCGTTGACAGCAAACGAGACAACGTCCAAAAGGAAACAAGAGGTgaaggggaggaaacgaacgcgCAAAACGCCACAAAACAAACAAGGCgatacagagagacgaaacgcgaggcGGAAGAATAGAGGAcaggaacagaggaaaaaagcgaggagggtgaaaaagagaaggggaggagagaaagaaagaagacaagccCAGAAACGActgaaagagaggagagcgtgTGCAAGATACGgcgaagggagacgaggaatggagatgagaagagaggaaaggaaagcgTAAAGGACAGGATGAGTGAGGAGAGGCTagacgcgaaaaacagaaccGACGGAACACAACTAtagagaaaagcggagaaaggaCAGCCATGAAGTCCGGAAACAACTGACTACGCAGGCCTACCAGGCTTTGAGagcgcttcctcgcctctcttttccccgCTGCCTCTTGACTTAcactctttttcttttgacCGAATGAGTGAGACTGGCCATGGTGTCGatgcttgtttttcttttcctttgccgtggaggagacagctttcgcttcttcctcggcaaCTGCTGGGCGCCCCGAGGCTGAGAGGgccggcgagagaagaagcctccAGGCAGCgaagatgcatgcaaggcCGACCAGCACCGACAGCAACATCTTGGTCCGGACAGGGAGGGGACAAGAAAGGGACAAGAAAGGGACAGGGAGGGGACAAGAAAGGGACAAGAAAGGGACAGGCg encodes the following:
- a CDS encoding hypothetical protein (encoded by transcript TGME49_297450~Predicted trans-membrane domain (TMHMM2.0):72-95) produces the protein MFSTLWEFTAGGSRNSIANKCKSEEHLTQLHRQLMEHLNFLCLRGGTERTHMFFLSSVKGVYRPTNVPQREKPVWLTAFAATCTFICFFVWHLCFPSPQRVFRGCRIRRRLRHTMEGVRSLTGGTVEAMQEVDISELSFLDSFQSDDCSDLFTLSLPMSSFYFLHDVAFPVHPIVSPCSTEHPFPQRISQVSRRKKLPLSREGLPEGCPSVEGKAFSSVPSVPPPSCLSPATEPRLPTPSPSIPPPIKKGLEPNGPASVKAPPSPPEGHAEGEGDRAEEGRRRAETTGEKEERRSRNDVSEKRDSGTTSSLQLLVAPPTRKAYSSVGSPGDGAAVTLKKMEIKPHAPSVSSKLQALRGENSLGSSPSRIDARLRFRSEPIVEDQGGSQKVSESNVLDGTSTFTDHRCLSPLTREKRDNFARFGHEHQRDKKPFQAREAGVAGMESLLDRLRTVQEIRPHAAEAAASLAISGEVEIGKRVSFRRSGREGDINALELMSTHKTSSHNIAQSPLNCDRQDDRNIRDIREQLAAVRDQLQRLPKTRKAQNAVARWKLVQELQTLEEQEKLLMERSLSGGVR
- a CDS encoding hypothetical protein (encoded by transcript TGME49_297460~Signal peptide predicted by SignalP 2.0 HMM (probability 0.994) with cleavage site probability 0.408 at residue 25) — its product is MLLSVLVGLACIFAAWRLLLSPALSASGRPAVAEEEAKAVSSTAKEKKNKHRHHGQSHSFGQKKKSGDQEASKTTGGGSAPGKHPLHADVLKGISKFSTAAAVSSDGTVAAVAGSDATLHMFDLSGGVAPRGSPQPPRPHIVTRVQGEALSAIDFLPLSGGRIRIAGALENYRRLVIFELQKTDADKRKTLVETFRGDTPLQRNRVRWLVASKGEWICTASEEDDTEIRVWAPSGELLASVDTKQVQAFQFACSPYDGRFLGCAAWSPGVKLYEIKRKNGIFVKMEKAMDLRTSKGTKCLAVSPDNTRAVTLDKSGELTLWDISVRYFVSEDPKRLLAVPNALEAPCGADAVEKEEETVAEAFRTHVSQLAFSADGKVLICVAGMHLKFLDMHTFKPIQMIRYAHQRPIDTLVVPPSGAFILTAALDSRPQLWQVPTAAASS